From Xiphophorus hellerii strain 12219 chromosome 9, Xiphophorus_hellerii-4.1, whole genome shotgun sequence, a single genomic window includes:
- the LOC116725558 gene encoding signal-transducing adaptor protein 1-like yields MARRNGRKKNQLPDLYYEGYMEKRSFKDKTSRKLWTCLCGTTLFFFNDKRDEDYVEKLDLCGLVSVTDDSSPDPNLDAARFNVQMTKGNIKFTASNAESRELWKGYIHSVAKMEVPLTLNLLPGQVHILRETVQKEKERLTNPEPNQSPPAAVKPEMPACYYEVPYLEAELLLEREASKGNLLLRPGRQKGSFAITTRQDLEGPMFRHYRVLPKPEGGFYIAVDKPVHFDSLHDVVAYMVEKTDGSLTPLNIEAHYDKNISFIASDNENGERTQRALLPPEHPIPVTGKARNDEPEPVKNPPATDKKEEKASVTDGCSSGETRPVPEPRKLPPCPAPRTFAPTQPAAKPAFPTNAPEKPTTVSNPEMEKQILPAALSELKLRLGQKSKLRV; encoded by the exons ATGGCGAGACGAAATGGGAGGAAGAAGAACCAGCTGCCAGACCTTTACTATGAGGGTTACATGGAGAAGAGGTCCTTCAAAGATAAG ACATCTCGGAAGCTGTGGACCTGCTTGTGTGGgacaacactttttttcttcaatgaCAAAAGAGACGAAGAT TACGTAGAGAAGCTGGATCTGTGTGGACTGGTCTCGGTGACGGACGACAGCAGCCCAGATCCCAACTTGGACGCGGCCAGATTCAACGTTCAGATGACGAAGGGAAACATCAAATTTACT gccTCAAATGCAGAATCTCGGGAACTTTGGAAGGGATATATCCACTCTGTGGCTAAG ATGGAGGTACCCCTCACCCTGAACCTGCTGCCGGGTCAGGTCCACATCCTGAGAGAGACGGTCCAAAAGGAGAAGGAGAGGCTGACAAATCCAGAACCGAACCAGAGTCCTCCTGCTGCTGTCAAACCAGAAATGCCTGC TTGCTACTACGAGGTGCCTTATCTGGAGGccgagctgctgctggagagagaagCCAGCAAAGGAAACCTGCTGCTAAGACCTGGGAGGCAGAAGGGCTCCTTCGCCATAACCACCAGACAGGATCTTGAGGG ACCGATGTTCCGTCACTATCGCGTACTTCCAAAACCAGAGGGAGGCTTCTACATTGCTGTGGACAAACCT GTCCACTTTGACTCGCTGCATGACGTGGTCGCCTACATGGTGGAAAAAACCGATGGATCTTTGACTCCCCTCAACATCGAGGCTCATTACGACAAGAACATCT CTTTTATTGCATCTGATAATGAAAACGGTGAGAGGACCCAGCGGGCTTTGCTGCCACCAGAGCATCCCATCCCAG TTACTGGAAAAGCGAGGAATgatgaaccagaaccagtcaaaAATCCTCCTGCTACTGATAAGA aggaggagaaagcgTCTGTGACGGATGGCTGCTCCTCTGGTGAAACTCGAC CGGTACCAGAACCGAGGAAACTACCTCCATGTCCAGCTCCACGAACGTTTGCCCCAACTCAACCGGCTGCCAAACCCGCTTTCCCTACAAATGCTCCTGAGAAGCCCACGACAGTCTCAAATCCAGAAATGGAGAAGCAGA ttcttCCTGCAGCTTTGTCGGAGCTGAAACTGAGGCTGGGGCAGAAGTCCAAGTTGCGTGTTTAA
- the fsd1 gene encoding fibronectin type III and SPRY domain-containing protein 1 isoform X1 translates to MGDQKESLRKITHTLAVKNEEISNFICTLKQSLENLEANSNQVQDDLQSEFGSLHAALDEMKENMLTRIKQERASRTYELQNQLNACSKALESSEELLELANQTLCSSETDGFTQAAKDIKDSVTMAPAFRLSLKAKASDNMSHLMVDFSQEREMLQGLKFLPVPATPEIQVSECQVCDNTATIVWTLPEPDNKIEHYILEHRRTNHEGPPRIREDYPWMVVEGIREMEHTLTGLRFDTRYMTFRVRACNKAVAGEFSEPVTIETHAFTFKLDSSSAHQNLKVDDLSVDWDSSGGKVQEIRKEKNRTNSPLHSPARFVSALMSPKRAPTARPGRDRFTAESYTVLADTMIDAGQQYWEVKLDRESKAFAVGIALRSLGRFDQLGKSSASWCIHLNNWLQQSLTAKHNNKARTLDCPIPNTIGVYVNYDEGVVSFYNAKTKQLMHTFRTKFQQPVIPAFMVWNGSFSVVTGLQVPSAVQSGQRKNSGTSSSNASLT, encoded by the exons ATGGGAGACCAGAAG GAGTCTCTGCGCAAGATCACTCACACGCTGGCCGTGAAGAATGAGGAGATCTCCAACTTCATCTGCACTCTCAAACAGAGCCTGGAGAACTTGGAG GCGAACTCCAACCAGGTGCAGGATGATCTGCAGTCTGAGTTCGGCTCCCTGCACGCTGCTCTGGATGAGATGAAGGAGAACATGCTGACGCGGATCAAGCAGGAAAGAGCCAGCCGCACGTATGAGCTGCAG AATCAGCTGAACGCCTGCTCCAAAGCCCTGGAGAGCTCggaggagctgctggagctggcCAATCAGACGCTGTGCTCCTCGGAGACGGACGGCTTCACCCAG GCGGCCAAAGACATTAAGGATAG CGTGACGATGGCCCCGGCTTTCCGTCTCTCCCTGAAGGCGAAAGCCAGCGACAACATGAGTCACCTGATGGTGGACTTCAGCCAGGAGAGGGAGATGCTGCAGGGGCTCAAGTTTCTCCCAG TTCCCGCCACTCCAGAGATCCAGGTGTCAGAGTGCCAAGTGTGTGACAACACCGCCACTATCGTCTGGACCCTACCGGAACCCGACAACAAGATCGAGCACTACATCCTGGAGCACCGCCGAACGAACCACGAGGGCCCGCCGCGCATCAGAGAGGACTACCCCTGGATGGTGGTGGAGGGGATCCGGGAGATGGAGCACACGCTCACAG GCCTGCGCTTCGACACCCGCTACATGACGTTCAGAGTGAGGGCGTGCAACAAGGCCGTGGCCGGGGAGTTCTCCGAGCCAGTCACAATAGAAACCCACG CGTTCACCTTCAAACTGGACTCCAGCTCGGCCCACCAGAACCTGAAGGTGGACGACCTGAGCGTGGACTGGGACAGCAGCGGAGGAAAGGTGCAGGAAATCCGCAAAGAGAAGAACAGGACCAACTCCCCTCTGCACTCCCCCGCCAGGTTTGT GTCGGCGCTGATGTCTCCCAAGAGAGCGCCGACAGCGCGGCCGGGCAGAGACAGGTTCACGGCGGAGTCCTACACCGTGCTGG CCGACACCATGATCGACGCTGGCCAGCAGTACTGGGAGGTGAAGCTGGACAGGGAGAGCAAGGCGTTCGCCGTAGGCATCGCTCTGCGGAGCCTGGGCAGGTTCGACCAGCTGGGGAAGAGCAGCGCTTCCTGGTGCATCCACCTGAACAACTGGCTGCAGCAGAGCCTCACCGCCAAGCACAACAACAAGGCGCGCACCCTCGACTGCCCCATCCCGAACACTATAGGAGTCTACGTCAACTACGACGAAG GTGTTGTGTCGTTTTACAACGCTAAAACCAAGCAGCTGATGCACACTTTTAGAACAAAGTTCCAGCAGCCCGTCATCCCAGCTTTCATG GTGTGGAACGGGAGTTTCTCCGTGGTGACAGGCCTGCAGGTTCCCAGTGCGGTCCAGAGCGGCCAGAGGAAGAACAGCGGCACCAGCAGCTCCAACGCCAGCCTCACCTAG
- the fsd1 gene encoding fibronectin type III and SPRY domain-containing protein 1 isoform X2 yields the protein MGDQKESLRKITHTLAVKNEEISNFICTLKQSLENLEANSNQVQDDLQSEFGSLHAALDEMKENMLTRIKQERASRTYELQNQLNACSKALESSEELLELANQTLCSSETDGFTQAAKDIKDSVTMAPAFRLSLKAKASDNMSHLMVDFSQEREMLQGLKFLPVPATPEIQVSECQVCDNTATIVWTLPEPDNKIEHYILEHRRTNHEGPPRIREDYPWMVVEGIREMEHTLTGLRFDTRYMTFRVRACNKAVAGEFSEPVTIETHAFTFKLDSSSAHQNLKVDDLSVDWDSSGGKVQEIRKEKNRTNSPLHSPARSALMSPKRAPTARPGRDRFTAESYTVLADTMIDAGQQYWEVKLDRESKAFAVGIALRSLGRFDQLGKSSASWCIHLNNWLQQSLTAKHNNKARTLDCPIPNTIGVYVNYDEGVVSFYNAKTKQLMHTFRTKFQQPVIPAFMVWNGSFSVVTGLQVPSAVQSGQRKNSGTSSSNASLT from the exons ATGGGAGACCAGAAG GAGTCTCTGCGCAAGATCACTCACACGCTGGCCGTGAAGAATGAGGAGATCTCCAACTTCATCTGCACTCTCAAACAGAGCCTGGAGAACTTGGAG GCGAACTCCAACCAGGTGCAGGATGATCTGCAGTCTGAGTTCGGCTCCCTGCACGCTGCTCTGGATGAGATGAAGGAGAACATGCTGACGCGGATCAAGCAGGAAAGAGCCAGCCGCACGTATGAGCTGCAG AATCAGCTGAACGCCTGCTCCAAAGCCCTGGAGAGCTCggaggagctgctggagctggcCAATCAGACGCTGTGCTCCTCGGAGACGGACGGCTTCACCCAG GCGGCCAAAGACATTAAGGATAG CGTGACGATGGCCCCGGCTTTCCGTCTCTCCCTGAAGGCGAAAGCCAGCGACAACATGAGTCACCTGATGGTGGACTTCAGCCAGGAGAGGGAGATGCTGCAGGGGCTCAAGTTTCTCCCAG TTCCCGCCACTCCAGAGATCCAGGTGTCAGAGTGCCAAGTGTGTGACAACACCGCCACTATCGTCTGGACCCTACCGGAACCCGACAACAAGATCGAGCACTACATCCTGGAGCACCGCCGAACGAACCACGAGGGCCCGCCGCGCATCAGAGAGGACTACCCCTGGATGGTGGTGGAGGGGATCCGGGAGATGGAGCACACGCTCACAG GCCTGCGCTTCGACACCCGCTACATGACGTTCAGAGTGAGGGCGTGCAACAAGGCCGTGGCCGGGGAGTTCTCCGAGCCAGTCACAATAGAAACCCACG CGTTCACCTTCAAACTGGACTCCAGCTCGGCCCACCAGAACCTGAAGGTGGACGACCTGAGCGTGGACTGGGACAGCAGCGGAGGAAAGGTGCAGGAAATCCGCAAAGAGAAGAACAGGACCAACTCCCCTCTGCACTCCCCCGCCAG GTCGGCGCTGATGTCTCCCAAGAGAGCGCCGACAGCGCGGCCGGGCAGAGACAGGTTCACGGCGGAGTCCTACACCGTGCTGG CCGACACCATGATCGACGCTGGCCAGCAGTACTGGGAGGTGAAGCTGGACAGGGAGAGCAAGGCGTTCGCCGTAGGCATCGCTCTGCGGAGCCTGGGCAGGTTCGACCAGCTGGGGAAGAGCAGCGCTTCCTGGTGCATCCACCTGAACAACTGGCTGCAGCAGAGCCTCACCGCCAAGCACAACAACAAGGCGCGCACCCTCGACTGCCCCATCCCGAACACTATAGGAGTCTACGTCAACTACGACGAAG GTGTTGTGTCGTTTTACAACGCTAAAACCAAGCAGCTGATGCACACTTTTAGAACAAAGTTCCAGCAGCCCGTCATCCCAGCTTTCATG GTGTGGAACGGGAGTTTCTCCGTGGTGACAGGCCTGCAGGTTCCCAGTGCGGTCCAGAGCGGCCAGAGGAAGAACAGCGGCACCAGCAGCTCCAACGCCAGCCTCACCTAG